A genomic region of Apteryx mantelli isolate bAptMan1 chromosome 10, bAptMan1.hap1, whole genome shotgun sequence contains the following coding sequences:
- the LOC106484500 gene encoding C-signal-like — protein MAALAQSVLVTGSNRGIGLELVRQLAASPQAPQHIFATCREPDGPSGKALRELAAQHPSIKLVQLDTVSLPSIQGAVQAVESHLKGQGLNLLINNAGVSSHATLQSVDSQEMLAAFTTNVIGPLQVTKEFLPLLEKAAKGLGKEGLSCSRAAIINVSTKVGSIGLCLGVLEAPMYPYRASKAAQNMMTRCMAAELKDKGILCTAIHPGWVKTDMGTEKAPLTVEHSVRGILTVLASLSQDTTDAFLDWKGNSVPW, from the exons ATGGCTGCGCTGGCTCAGAGCGTCCTGGTGACGGGGTCCAACCGGGGCATTGGGCTGGAGCTGGTGAGGCAGCTTGCCGCAAGCCCCCAGGCCCCCCAGCACATCTTTGCCACCTGCCGCGAACCTGATGGACCGAGTGGGAAG GCCCTGAGAGAATTAGCTGCCCAGCACCCCAGCATCAAACTGGTCCAGCTAG ACACAGTGAGCTTGCCCAGCATCCAAGGGGCGGTGCAGGCTGTGGAGTCCCATCTGAAGGGCCAGGGCCTGAACCTGCTCATCAACAACGCAGGCGTCAGCTCGCATGCCACGCTGCAATCCGTGGATTCACAGGAGATGCTAGCTGCATTCACCACCAACGTGATCGGGCCCCTCCAGGTCACCAAG GAATTTCTGCCCCTCTTGGAGAAGGCGGCAAAGGGCCTGGGGAAGGAGggcctgagctgcagcagggcCGCGATCATCAATGTGTCCACCAAAGTGGGCTCCATCGGGCTGTGCCTTGGGGTGCTGGAGGCCCCCATGTACCCATACCGTGCCAGCAAG GCTGCACAGAACATGATGACAAGGTGCATGGCTGCGGAGCTCAAAGACAAGGGGATCTTGTGTACAGCGATCCATCCCGGCTGGGTGAAGACTgacatggggacagagaag GCCCCTCTGACGGTGGAGCACAGTGTACGGGGCATCCTAACCGTGCTCGCCAGCCTCTCACAGGACACCACCGATGCCTTCCTCGACTGGAAAGGAAACAGCGTGCCCTGGTGA
- the LOC106484501 gene encoding C-signal-like, with product MAGLRVCSALVTGANRGIGLGIVRQLLQMSNPPKWVYATCRNPKGERAQELQHLASKHPSLVIIPLEVTDSSSIQAAAARVGEHLKDSGLNLLLNNAGIAKLNSLDTETLEDMSQVYATNTIGPLLVSQAFLPLLKKAALGSPGSELSCSKAAIINISSYGGSIGSPSGWDLMQAVSYRCSKAALNMLTKCQSLGYREHSILCAALHPGWVQTDMGSSAGHTPPLTVDMSVQGMLNVLSTLSEKDTGTFLDWEGKVVLW from the exons aTGGCAGGGCTCCGTGTCTGCTCCGCTCTGGTGACTGGGGCCAATCGGGGAATTGGCCTGGGCATtgtcaggcagctgctgcagatgtCAAACCCTCCCAAGTGGGTCTATGCCACCTGCCGGAACCCCAAGGGAGAGCGAGCGCAG GAGTTACAACATTTGGCCTCCAAGCACCCCAGCCTGGTCATCATCCCGCTCG AAGTCACCGACTCCAGCAGCATCCAGGCGGCTGCAGCCAGAGTTGGGGAGCATCTGAAGGACTCTGGGCTGAACCTCCTCCTCAACAATGCTGGGATTGCAAAGTTGAACTCACTTGATACCGAGACACTGGAGGACATGTCCCAGGTGTATGCCACCAACACGATTGGGCCCCTGCTGGTGAGCCAG GCGTTCCTGCCCTTGCTGAAGAAGGCTGCCCTGGGGAGCCCAGGCTctgagctgagctgcagcaaggcagcCATCATCAACATATCCAGCTATGGGGGCTCCATTGGTTCTCCCTCTGGTTGGGATCTTATGCAAGCTGTCTCATACCGCTGCAGCAAG GCTGCTCTGAACATGCTTACCAAGTGCCAGTCCTTGGGGTACCGGGAACACAGCATTCTCTGCGCTGCTCTCCACCCTGGCTGGGTGCAAACAGACATGGGATCCTCAGCTGGACACACG CCCCCACTGACAGTGGATATGAGCGTACAGGGGATGCTGAATGTGCTCTCCACACTTTCTGAGAAGGACACCGGGACTTTCCTGGACTGGGAAGGGAAAGTAGTGCTCTGGTGA